From Chloroflexota bacterium, the proteins below share one genomic window:
- the secG gene encoding preprotein translocase subunit SecG, which yields MVTYLYIVQIILAIALIVMVILQARGSDLGGVFGGSGGSVFRTRRGVEKTLFNATIVLSILFFLASLATVIVQG from the coding sequence GTGGTCACGTATCTGTATATCGTACAAATCATCCTCGCCATCGCTTTGATCGTCATGGTGATCCTTCAGGCGCGAGGCAGCGACCTGGGCGGTGTCTTCGGCGGTAGTGGTGGCAGCGTCTTTCGTACCCGTCGTGGTGTGGAGAAGACCCTCTTCAACGCGACGATCGTTTTGAGCATCCTCTTCTTCCTCGCGTCCTTGGCTACCGTGATCGTCCAGGGTTAA
- a CDS encoding peptide ABC transporter substrate-binding protein gives MGRYVRWQVAIALLGIVLLSALLAYSAYSFTNVIVPDRGGTFREGVAGSAQYINPLLCHYNEVDQDLCALVFSGLTRFDQHGQVVPDLADGPPQISPDGLSYTFRLRPGLQWHDGAPITADDVLFTVRMMQDPDFPGAPFLGDLWRTVEAEKVDDLTVRFILSQPFTPFLDYTTTGLLPQHLWSAVPAGQLLQSQLNTQPVGSGPFQVTEVNADRIRLEPSPRYRGPLPYLTALEFHFYPDYPSLFEAFVRDEIDGISRILPQDLAQAEAREDLQIFSAPLSGYVIILLNLQNPNVPFLQDKAVRQALMYALDRQKLIDEVLAGQGLVAHSPVMPYNWAYNPEVKRYTQDVERARRLLEEAGYVDGDGDGVREKDGRPLRLILLSDDDPARQRLAQAISQAWRVIGVEAVPQAVSFTGLVSDFVYPREFDAAIVSWELAGDPDPYPLWHSTQATEDGQNYGGWSNPRADEIMEQARSITDIEERKALYAEFQEIFAKELPGLLLYYPVYTYGVSSKVHGVEIGPLNTPSDRFRTIARWYIATRRVTLPEARAGASAATPPSQAP, from the coding sequence GTGGGACGTTACGTCCGTTGGCAGGTTGCCATCGCCCTTTTGGGCATCGTGTTGCTGTCGGCGTTGCTGGCCTACTCCGCGTACAGCTTCACCAACGTCATCGTTCCGGATCGCGGTGGGACTTTCCGCGAGGGCGTGGCCGGGAGCGCTCAATACATCAATCCCTTACTCTGCCATTACAATGAGGTCGATCAAGACCTCTGTGCGTTAGTATTCAGCGGGCTTACTCGCTTCGATCAGCACGGCCAGGTGGTCCCCGATCTGGCCGATGGCCCGCCCCAAATCTCCCCGGATGGCCTCTCGTATACCTTTCGGCTCCGACCGGGCCTGCAGTGGCATGATGGCGCCCCCATTACCGCGGACGATGTGCTCTTCACCGTCCGCATGATGCAGGATCCGGATTTCCCCGGGGCCCCCTTTCTGGGAGATCTCTGGCGAACGGTCGAGGCGGAGAAGGTGGATGATCTCACCGTCCGCTTCATTCTCTCCCAGCCGTTCACGCCCTTCCTGGACTATACGACGACGGGGCTCCTGCCCCAACACCTGTGGAGCGCCGTTCCGGCGGGTCAGCTGCTCCAGTCGCAGCTGAACACCCAGCCTGTGGGCAGCGGTCCCTTTCAGGTGACGGAGGTCAACGCGGATCGCATCCGTCTGGAGCCGAGCCCGCGCTATCGCGGCCCTCTGCCCTATTTGACCGCGCTGGAATTCCACTTCTATCCGGATTACCCAAGCCTGTTCGAGGCCTTCGTCCGTGATGAGATCGACGGGATCAGCCGGATCCTGCCGCAAGACCTGGCTCAGGCGGAGGCTCGTGAGGATCTGCAGATCTTTTCCGCTCCTCTGTCCGGCTATGTGATCATCCTGCTCAATCTGCAGAATCCGAACGTCCCCTTCTTGCAGGACAAGGCGGTTCGGCAGGCTTTGATGTATGCGCTGGATCGTCAGAAATTGATCGACGAGGTGCTTGCAGGGCAGGGGCTCGTGGCGCACAGCCCGGTGATGCCCTATAACTGGGCGTATAACCCCGAGGTGAAGCGGTACACCCAGGACGTGGAGCGGGCTCGTCGTCTGCTGGAAGAGGCCGGTTACGTGGATGGAGATGGCGATGGCGTGCGCGAGAAGGACGGCCGGCCGTTGCGCCTGATCCTGCTCAGCGACGATGACCCCGCGCGCCAGCGTCTGGCGCAGGCCATCAGCCAGGCGTGGCGGGTGATTGGGGTGGAGGCTGTGCCTCAGGCGGTGAGCTTCACCGGGCTCGTCAGCGATTTCGTCTACCCTCGTGAGTTCGACGCCGCCATCGTGAGCTGGGAACTCGCCGGGGACCCAGATCCGTATCCGCTGTGGCACTCCACCCAGGCCACGGAGGACGGCCAGAATTACGGCGGGTGGTCCAATCCTCGCGCGGATGAGATCATGGAGCAGGCGCGGTCCATCACGGACATCGAGGAGCGCAAGGCCCTCTACGCTGAGTTCCAGGAGATCTTCGCGAAGGAGCTTCCCGGGCTCCTGCTTTACTATCCCGTGTACACCTACGGGGTCAGCAGCAAGGTCCACGGCGTCGAGATCGGCCCCCTGAATACGCCCAGCGATCGCTTCCGAACGATCGCCCGCTGGTACATCGCCACCCGGCGTGTGACCCTGCCCGAGGCTCGGGCGGGCGCCTCCGCGGCGACACCACCCTCTCAAGCCCCTTAG